In Roseovarius sp. M141, the following are encoded in one genomic region:
- a CDS encoding Crp/Fnr family transcriptional regulator, which translates to MRAGKPCEYCLFVRESTIRTIPKCTMLALAGSPIDVVILVESGVLKLSVNLADGRTQIVGLRFRGDVVTTQTLGSRWLATVEVVEDATLYFLDQARINTLKAENPVVQSTWNAFAKRETEMTQDLLVTLGRRSPVERLAVFLHELEIRHCRKALNPHEIYIPISRDEIGQYLGMESETVSRQFTRLKNARCIELLSPSRVIVKDRQIMKHLIAGVKIPHL; encoded by the coding sequence ATGCGGGCCGGAAAGCCTTGTGAGTATTGTCTGTTCGTTAGGGAATCGACGATCCGTACAATCCCGAAATGCACTATGCTTGCGCTTGCCGGGAGCCCGATTGATGTTGTGATCTTGGTCGAATCGGGCGTTCTTAAGCTGTCAGTTAACCTGGCGGACGGTCGGACCCAAATCGTGGGCCTTCGATTCCGCGGAGATGTTGTGACGACGCAAACTCTTGGGTCGCGATGGCTTGCGACAGTCGAGGTCGTTGAAGACGCTACATTGTACTTTCTGGATCAGGCAAGGATCAACACCCTTAAAGCTGAGAATCCAGTGGTTCAGTCGACTTGGAATGCCTTTGCCAAGAGAGAAACCGAGATGACGCAAGATCTACTGGTGACACTTGGACGACGGTCGCCGGTAGAGCGACTGGCAGTTTTTTTGCACGAGCTTGAAATTCGCCATTGTCGGAAAGCACTCAATCCGCATGAGATCTATATACCAATCTCTCGCGACGAAATTGGCCAATACTTGGGCATGGAAAGCGAAACAGTCAGCCGGCAGTTCACGCGTTTAAAGAATGCCAGGTGTATTGAACTGCTGTCTCCAAGTCGCGTCATTGTGAAAGATCGGCAGATTATGAAGCACTTGATTGCCGGTGTTAAAATCCCTCACCTTTAG
- a CDS encoding DUF1127 domain-containing protein yields MRWQRRKMIAMLERLRDEVLHDIGIARGDIRRVVEGFDSRELRMTPVANARAERNADNEVYRQAA; encoded by the coding sequence CTGCGCTGGCAGCGACGCAAGATGATCGCTATGCTTGAGAGGCTCCGCGACGAAGTTCTCCATGATATCGGAATTGCCCGAGGCGATATACGCCGCGTGGTTGAAGGGTTCGACTCACGCGAGCTCCGGATGACACCGGTGGCGAATGCCAGGGCGGAGCGAAATGCCGATAACGAAGTTTATCGGCAAGCAGCTTGA